CGGCATCAACACGGCGCAACCGAACACCTGGCCCGAGGGGACGGACCCGTTCGTCACGCCGATGGACCCGAACCTGCAACGCCCCTGGGTCCGGCGCGCCTTCCGCGCCCATCTCAACCTGCTCGAGCAGTTCCTGCCGATGCTGGCGCTGGTCCTCATCGCCCATGCGGCGGGGGTGTCGAACACCGTCACGATCTGGGCGACCGGCCTCTTCTTCGGCCTGCGCGTGCTGCACGCCGTAGGGATGATCACGGGCGTGGCCCGGATGCCCGCCCGGCCGCTGATCTTCGTGGCGGGATGGCTCTGCATCCTCGCGGTGGCGGGGGCGATCCTGATGGGGGCGTGAACCCGGCGGGGGGCCAGGACGTTGGCCCCCCGACCACAGGAGATGCGACCATGACCGACCGTTCCGACAAGGCCCCGGGCCAGCAGCCGCTGCCGAAAGGCGACGACGCCCCCGGCCACGACAGGGCCAATCCCTTCGGCGAGAGCGCGGCCGAGCCGCAATCCGACGGCGGCCGGACGAAATACGACAAACCCGCGACGGGCGCCGATGATTTCGCCATCGACGAGCTTCGCCAGAAGCGCATTCGCGGCAACGAAAGCAGTCGCGACGCGGACTGACCCGCTTCGATGTTCCATAAACATGCAGGCGTCCGGGGTCCGCGTTCGAACCACCGCCCCGGTGCGTACCGCCGGTCGCCGGGGGTCCGGGGGGCGTCCCCCGGCCCTCTCAGTCCGGGCGGCCGCGGAACCCCTGCGCCACGACGAACTTCTCCGACGAATCCGACCGGGACGCGCCCGGTTTGACGTTCGCCACCTTCTCAAAGGCGACCTTGAGCCGCTTCTGAAGATCGCCCTCGGCCCCGCCCGCCAGCACCTTGGCCACGAAGGTTCCACCGGGGGCCAGCACGTCGAAGGCCAGCTCCGCCGCCGCTTCGCAGAGCGACATGATCCGCAGGTGATCGGTCTGCTTGTGCCCCGACGATGCTGCGGCCATGTCCGACATCACCACATCCGCATCGCCGCCCAGCCAGT
This portion of the uncultured Jannaschia sp. genome encodes:
- a CDS encoding MAPEG family protein yields the protein MTPELWWMTWTAILAGSLWVPYIVGINTAQPNTWPEGTDPFVTPMDPNLQRPWVRRAFRAHLNLLEQFLPMLALVLIAHAAGVSNTVTIWATGLFFGLRVLHAVGMITGVARMPARPLIFVAGWLCILAVAGAILMGA